The following is a genomic window from Variovorax paradoxus.
GGGCAGCGCATCGGTGCACGCACGGTGCAGGCCGTTGACCACCACCTCCATCGGCACGCCGCGCGCCGTGTGCGTCTGCGGGTCGAAGAACATCTCGGTGCGCACCACGTTGTCGGCCGCGGCGCGCTCCAGGTAGGCCCAGGCCATGTCGTAGAAGTCTTGCTCCTTCAGCAGCACGCTGGCGCCGGCGTAGTAGATGTCGAGAAAGCTCTGCAGGTTGGTGAAGGCATAGGCGCGGCGCAGGTCTTCCACGCTCGCGTAGGGAATGCTCACGCCGTTGCGCTGTGCGAGCGCAAAGATCAGCTCGGGCTCGAGCGAGCCTTCGATGTGCATGTGCAGCTCGGCCTTGGGCATGGCGCGCAGCAGCTCGGGCAGGCGGTCGGCGGCAATGTTGCCGAAGCTCTTGTCGAAGACGGGTCGGTAGTCGGTCATGGTGGGGCAAATCTGGCGTTGTGATTGCGCACAGCATAAGCGCAGCCGCGCCCGTGCGCGAGGCCGCCGCGGCCCGGATAATCGCGCTTCCACCCGCATGAGGATTCCATGAGAGCCATTGCGCCCATTGCAGCCCTGCTCCTGGCCGCCTGCTCGGCGGTTGCCGTACCTTCCGCTTTTGCGCAGACACCCTACGCCGGTCCGCTGTTCGACACGCACCTGCACTACAACCAGGAAGCCTGGGACGGCAATGCCGGGCCGTATCCGCCGGCCGAGGCGCTCGCGCGCATGCAGCGCAACAACGTGAAGGCGATCATCGCCAACTCGCGCCCCAATGCGGGCACGCAAACCCTGGCGGCGGCGCGCGAAACCCGCGAGGCGGGCGTTGCCGTGGTGCCCTTCGTGCGCCTGTACCGCAACCGCGACGACTACAGCAACTGGTTCCGCGACGAAACCATCCACGAGATGGTGCAGGCCGAACTGGCGCGCGGCACCGCAAGCGGGCCCTACCGCGGCATCGGCGAATTCCACCTGTACGAGAGCGCCAACGCCAATGGCCCCGTCGCCAAGAAGCTCATTGCGCTGGCGGAGCGGCAGAAGCTCGCGGTGCTTGCGCACGTCGACGATGTGGCAATCGACCTGCTGATGGCCAATGCGCCTTCGAAAGGCCAATCGCTGCGCCTCATCTGGGCGCACACCGGCATCGGCGGCGCGCCGATCGAGCGGGTGCAGGCGCTGCTGGAACGCTACCCGCTGCTGATGGGCGAGCTCTCCTACCGGCCCGGCCTCACCTGCGAGGCCGGCAAGCTGTGCCCCGAATGGCGCGCGCTGCTGCTCAAGTATCCCGACCGCTTCGTGGTCGGCTCCGACACCTGGGTCAACCAGCGCTGGAGCGCCTACGACGAGATCATGCGCGGCTACCGCACTTGGCTTGGCGACCTGCCGCCCGACGTGGCGCAACGCATTGCGTG
Proteins encoded in this region:
- a CDS encoding amidohydrolase family protein; amino-acid sequence: MRAIAPIAALLLAACSAVAVPSAFAQTPYAGPLFDTHLHYNQEAWDGNAGPYPPAEALARMQRNNVKAIIANSRPNAGTQTLAAARETREAGVAVVPFVRLYRNRDDYSNWFRDETIHEMVQAELARGTASGPYRGIGEFHLYESANANGPVAKKLIALAERQKLAVLAHVDDVAIDLLMANAPSKGQSLRLIWAHTGIGGAPIERVQALLERYPLLMGELSYRPGLTCEAGKLCPEWRALLLKYPDRFVVGSDTWVNQRWSAYDEIMRGYRTWLGDLPPDVAQRIAWGNAAALFSLR